Proteins encoded within one genomic window of Saccharomyces mikatae IFO 1815 strain IFO1815 genome assembly, chromosome: 15:
- the CSI2 gene encoding Csi2p (similar to Saccharomyces cerevisiae CSI2 (YOL007C); ancestral locus Anc_6.33) — translation MRLPKVSIWKVLLLLNFFALHEWQLASAANLPSLSTSTKAKDNSSKASSTAKTTTSLSKSSATSKNVVSTHNTTSKSKMPKITSSASTSLHSNSSTSLNSNSSAWSNFNGLSTSSIIPSSVYIPVTNGNKFIYQAHHPNGTVFIAFAGCLGAILLSLTGAWIALSVKSWRSARRENKLRNLENQYQYDPFYFQSGSNDAESETSSHSDDSDISEKVIKNKSSRMSLYTLGSTSVLNLLNNKTDGNENFRSSMFISPTEILQCDANNSNTWSQQSNNSAIYDSLSSTPREPGATQILGNFTDSTNPFGHAAYNLDIDSGDRSTPKSNGSQGKVKKYRPPSVHLDQLLDGST, via the coding sequence ATGAGATTACCAAAAGTTTCCATTTGGAAAGTGCTACTACTGCTTAATTTCTTCGCCTTACATGAATGGCAACTTGCTTCCGCTGCAAATTTGCCCTCTTTATCAACTAGTACAAAGGCTAAGGATAATTCTAGTAAAGCCAGTTCTACTGCGAAGACAACAACATCGTTAAGTAAAAGCTCAGCCACCAGCAAAAATGTTGTCTCAACCCATAATACGACCTCCAAAAGTAAAATGCCCAAAATTACTTCAAGTGCTAGTACAAGTTTACATTCAAACTCTAGTACAAGTTTAAATTCCAACTCTAGTGCATGGAGTAACTTCAATGGACTTTCAACTTCATCTATTATACCCTCCAGCGTTTACATCCCAGTAACAAATGGGAACAAATTTATATATCAGGCGCATCACCCCAATGGTACTGTGTTTATTGCGTTTGCAGGTTGTTTAGGTGcaattttattgtcattaaCGGGTGCTTGGATTGCACTGAGCGTAAAGTCATGGCGAAGTGCTAGAAGGGAAAACAAGTTAAGAAACTTGGaaaatcaatatcaatacGACCCTTTCTACTTTCAATCGGGCTCTAATGATGCTGAGAGTGAAACTTCTTCTCATTCTGACGATAGTGATATATCAGAAAAAGTCATTAAAAACAAGTCATCTCGTATGAGTTTGTATACTCTAGGATCTACATCTGTTCTAAAccttttgaataataaaacAGATGGCAACGAGAACTTTAGGTCTTCTATGTTTATCTCACCAACTGAAATTCTGCAGTGTGATGCTAACAATTCTAATACGTGGTCTCAGCAAAGCAACAATAGCGCGATATATGATTCTTTGTCTAGCACTCCAAGGGAACCGGGTGCTACCCAAATACTTGGAAATTTTACAGATAGCACCAATCCATTCGGTCACGCAGCATACAATTTAGATATTGACTCTGGAGATCGCTCTACTCCGAAATCCAATGGTAGTCAAGGAAAGGTAAAAAAGTACCGTCCTCCAAGTGTTCATCTGGACCAATTACTTGATGGTAGTACATAA